From Caretta caretta isolate rCarCar2 chromosome 3, rCarCar1.hap1, whole genome shotgun sequence, a single genomic window includes:
- the LOC142071637 gene encoding uncharacterized protein LOC142071637, with translation MGISSSPGAKLQIPFDHLGQTVHIECVTEGTFKGFGAPLLAGIDASAVAITVPSTEPGTEFAAGTASATAQGAPAWEDLCELEGQEDPMPMRASSSFSPDEAVAGSSASLLVLDNRTRQELLRRVAQNLGLQAEELSEETDPMVDILMPEGPSRVALPFIKTIHNTTKTLWRTPASILPMVKGMERKYFVPSKGYEYLFTHSQPGTLVMDAANAKERQDHQGPTPKSKEAKKLDLFGCKVYSTGGLQLQIANQQAFFSC, from the coding sequence ATGGGCATATCATCAAGCCCAGGGGCCAAGCTCCAGATCCCTTTTGATCACCTCGGACAGACGGTGCATATAGAGTGCGTCACAGAGGGAACCTTCAAAGGATTCGGAGCCCCACTCTTGGCTGGCATTGACGCCAGTGCTGTAGCCATCACCGTACCCAGCACCGAACCTGGTACTGAGTTTGCGGCTGGCACTGCATCTGCCACTGCACAGGGAGCACCAGCATGGGAGGACCTCTGTGAGTTGGAGGGTCAGGAGGACCCCATGCCAATGAGAGCTTCTTCATCCTTCTCCCCGGATGAGGCAGTAGCAGGCTCGTCTGCCTCTTTACTGGTTTTGGACAATAGAACCCGTCAGGAGCTTCTCAGAAGAGTAGCCCAAAATCTGGGCCTGCAAGCGGAGGAGTTGTCAGAAGAAACAGACCCTATGGTGGACATTCTGATGCCAGAAGGTCCTTCCAGGGTGGCCTTGCCATTCATCAAGACCATCCACAATACTACCAAGACCCTCTGGCGAACTCCTGCTTCCATTCTTCCCATGGTTAAAGGGATGGAAAGGAAGTACTTTGTACCCTCCAAGGGGTATGAATACCTTTTCACCCACTCTCAGCCGGGCACGCTGGTCATGGATGCAGCCAATGCCAAGGAAAGGCAGGATCACCAGGGCCCCACACCAAAGTCTAAAGAGGCAAAGAAGCTGGATCTCTTCGGCTGTAAGGTCTATTCCACCGGGGGGCTCCAGCTTCAAATTGCCAATCAGCAGGCATTTTTTAGCTGCTAG